CGAGCAGATCACCAGGGTCGCCCAGCGGTTCCAGCGCGCACCCGAACTCGTCGGGACGTTCACCGTGCTGCTGATCGAGAACATCGCGCCGGACGCCCCGCTGCACGACCGTCTGCTCGAACGCCAGAGGGCCGCCGCAGCCATCGTCGCCGACATCATCCGGCGCGGCCAGCGTGCCGGCTGCTACCGCCAAGACCTGAACCCGGTCACCAAGGCCGTGGAGATTCTCGCCTTCGTCAGCGGAATGGAGACCTCATGGTTACTCGACCCTTCGATACCGCTGGCCGAGGTGTTCCAGGAATACGCCGAGATGTTGGCCCGCGACTTCAGCCCCGAACCGACGCCGCACGAGGAGATCACCAGATGACCGAACAGCCCGATATGCGCTACCGCCTCGACATCGTCTCTCCCAACGTGCGGGATGCCGTGCGGTTCGCGGGCGGATGGCTTTACGAC
Above is a window of Mycolicibacterium baixiangningiae DNA encoding:
- a CDS encoding TetR/AcrR family transcriptional regulator, which codes for MESARPYATLLAKGEDRRQRILAVAERLLARNGWRNTSLAQIAREAGVTPAGLLHHFESKEQLLNAVLDARDMDDATHADYRTGDLSEQITRVAQRFQRAPELVGTFTVLLIENIAPDAPLHDRLLERQRAAAAIVADIIRRGQRAGCYRQDLNPVTKAVEILAFVSGMETSWLLDPSIPLAEVFQEYAEMLARDFSPEPTPHEEITR